The following nucleotide sequence is from Anolis sagrei isolate rAnoSag1 chromosome 11, rAnoSag1.mat, whole genome shotgun sequence.
ggtttttgttttgcttgtttatttaattaaaatgcaggatgtattttcatccactgtaccaaaattggcacaaatacccaatatgcccaaatttgaatactgctgaggtcgggggtggggggggggtgatgttgTCATTGAAtccaacttagcacacagaactccactgatcagcaaaaaaatactggaagggtttggtgagcattgaccttgagtttgggcgttgtagttcacctacatccagaaagcactgtggactcaaacaatgatggatctggacgaaacttggcacaaatacttggttgagtttgtggaaaatagaccttgacatttgggagttgtagttgccgggatttatagttcacctacaatcaaagagcattcaaaacCCCATCCAGGATTGAATGGGgcaaaactttccacacagcacCCCCATTCCTTTCAGGGACTCATTGCCGCGAGCCTCCCTCTAGCCTTGCACACTCCCTCGAAacatcttgatatttgggagttctagttgctgggcaATATAGttgacctataatcaaagagccccttaaaaaccaccaacgatacaattgggccaaacttcccacgtggaacccccatgccttgaagggactcactggcgcgaacctccctccagccttgcatgctctccctcgcccacactgccatgcacagagcatgcctgctctcccctccccacttggagtctcagaaacagccctccccttggctgagagaccagccaatcacagcgaaggagggcttttggtgggaggattcaccgtctgtttccaaaaagggagagaaggacagacGGAGAGATCGTCAGCCTTCTCCGCTAAAttgtagaataataatattataattgtacaataatataataattgtataatattattataataattgtataataatactataattggATAAtgttgtaagttgcttctggtcgcttctggagcgagagaatcagccgtctacgaagacgttgcccaggggacgcccagatgtcttgcaatcctgcgaggaggcttctctcaacctgagccctgccacatgcacaatggaggacctccttgcggcaacaccagaggcactccaagtggccagctactggtcaaaggacatttaatcaactaccaagcttgcaaattctgtggtttgtctgtttgtttgtttttgttaaaaatgtaatacaaatgtctggtagctgttgacatgataaataaataaattggataataattatataataattgtatattattattattattattgtataataatattataattgcataataatatacaaccctaacccttaacttCACACATTGGgatatcttcagccttctctgccaaaggagttcctcaaaccatcagaaatatgtgttttctaatggtctttggcgacccctaggATGAGAACTgcattcacaggtgactactcaggaaactacagttacaggtaagcaactaaTAATTCTCGAATAGGACCATTCCCAAAGCCAAAAAAGCGGCCAACGAATCAACAGCGTTGCCAAATGTGTAACTCCGGTTAAATATACGTGAGGAAGGAACAAGAAAAGAGATGTTTTCTCAGCGTTTGGTGGCATTTATTGACAGTGAACGCAGTTTCTGCCTGTCTCCAGCAAAgggctttttcttcttctcaggcTTCAGAAAGAGCCTCAaaacccttttgccggcaggaAGCATGTGATGTCCCCTGTGTCACCAAAGCCTCTCTTTGAAGACCAACTCTACGCAGATTGGGTCCCAAGTCTGGATCTAGAACCCGGTCAAACGTCTTCGTCTTTGCCTTCCCGCGCTTTTGTAAACGTTTTCTTTGAGAAGGAAAATCTGGCCTTCATGTCCAAAGCCAGACATTTAAAGTGACGTCTCCTACAGAGCGTTAAAATCAAAACGTTTGTGTATTCCCGGTTTCTGGTACCAAATGAAACTGGGAAACTTTcaaaatagatatatatatttgtatgttgttgttgttgagagacAACTGGAGAAAATGTCATCTTCGGTTCGGCTCAGGCAGTTTGTTGTTTCCCCCTGGAATACGAACCAAATGTGTCTCTGTCCTGCAAAGTGCTTTGTATGTTCATTAGGCCAAAGGAGGGGTCAAACTTGTCCAAAGAAGTCTTCATAAAGGTGTATGGGTTTCTCTCTCTCGCTCATGCGCCTTCAGCCCCCCAAACGCTGCCCTTCACCCCAAGCAAAGCCTCCCGGCCGCTCCTCCGGCAGCGGGTTATAATTAGGGTCTTCTTCCGGCGTGTCGAAGATCGCTTTCCtgttgggaaaaaggggtttcATAAAATTACGTTGTAGATAGGAAAGTTGCTTTTTGCAAAGGGCTTCCCTAACTGCCCACCCTGGCTACTCTATGTATTTCCAGAGCATCCTGCCCAAGTttatagtcctcatcaaggaaatAGATAAGACAGATGAGTTAGCTGGCAGGGAAGCACCcttattccattattataatatatatcaaTACACATAatcaaagtgaaaatgtgtatgtgtgtctgtggaTGGAGTGTCCACTTACAGACAAGCTCCTGACTCTACAAACAGCTATATCTCCCATTAGGAGACATCAAAGGCTCTtcctccagtgacattgcagCTTATggagagtgccatgaacatgtccaagagccctgccaaggtCCCTCACAAGCACcagactgcccaccacccaaggaatgctttcatttggggacaatttcatcctagattttatgtgtgccatgcagtctcttccaaccctaggattctatgcaAAGCCCCATCTTTCCCCCCAGGCATGGGATCCCCTCGCATCCCCATCAAGGCACAAAGAGACTCACAACAGGGAGGGCGTCCTCAGAAGCCTTCCTCCACCGGGCTGGTTTGGGAAGACATCTTCCAAGAAGTAATAGATGTGGCCGACAGCAATGCCTGCAATCCAAAGGGAAAGAGATCAGAAACCTGTCATCTTACTAAAGTAACACGGGTTTGGAAAAGCTGTTCAGCTGTGTGTCCATAACGCTGGCACTATAGACCGTATTTACTTGAGGTTTGTACTACAAAGGTTCCTCCGTGgcttggtggatctggaccaaacatggcacacaaagcCTTCATGGCCCCATTTGAAATCATTGAGGGGTTTGAACTAGAAAAGAGTCCCTCGCCCCCTTTTAAGGCTCAGAGCGGAGGCAAAAGAAAAGGAATGAAGTGGATTGGCTGTGGCTAAGTGAAGGATTGGCTCTGGCCAGGTAAAGTGGCCCTCTGGGATCTcaatgggaaagaaagggaatggaGTGGCTTGGCTACTGCTAGGCAGCATGTGCctgaggggaggaggaaaggaaggaagaaagaagggacagaGTAAGGGAGGGaacaggaaaaagagaagagatgaaaagaatggaaaggaagaaagaaagcaagaatgggggaaagaaaggaaatacaagagtaaaggaagggaagagagaaggaacaaagcaagggaggaaagagagaagggacaagggaaaggaagaaagcaagaaaggggaaaaggaaggaggaaaaacaaggataaaggaaggaaagaaagaagggacaaagcaagggagggaagagagaaaaaggaaataaaacagaAGACGACGTATGAAGGAAACAGATAGAGGAAAGAAGTAAGTATGGAAATAAAGAGAGCCTTGCCATCagaatgacatttatttatttatttatttatttatttatttatttgcttgcttcacttttataccgcatatttcagcccttgacaggcgactcaatgcatgAAGTAGGCCTTGTCAGAACTGGAGAAGCGAGAAAGTGGGACCCTCCAACACCTGCCACCTTTGCTAGTTGTTAACGTAAGAAGCTCTGCCTGGAACATTCGGGGGCGAAAACCCATTTGCACAGAGATCATAAAGAAGAGCAGATGGGGTCCATCACAAAAGAAAAAAGCTGCGCAGCCATGATGGCCTCCTTACCCAAAAGATCCACGATAATGGAGTTCCCCAGCAAGAGCGAAAACCCCATGAGAACCCAAGGGAGGAATGGGGCCTGGAAGATGAGGAGCCCAAAGAAGTTCATGCGCACAAAGGGGTTCCGGCGGCTCCAGACGTAGACCAACATGATGGTGAAGGCCTGCCCTAAGAACACCAAGTTGACAAACAGGCCAAAAAGCTGGCGGAGGAAAACGTTAAGGAAAACGTTCGGCAACTGACTGCTTTGTGTAACTCTGTTTATATGTGATGGCTCTAAAACTGAACTGTTTCTATTAAAACTATGCAAGTTCCTTCACCTCTTAATTCGAAAGATAAACATGGAATGCAAATGAATAACTACGTTAATAGTCAATGCACCCATACTGAGACAGTCGGACCCTTATATATTCAACCCACAGAAATGCAAAACCACTGACTTTGGTGATCAGTTGCATAATAATTATCTAtattacatatacacacatatagcaaacagttatattacatattatatgtgTAGATAGTTGCATAATATAtatcactagctgtacctgccatgcgttgctatagctaaccttccctcctccctttctctcctttccctccttccttcgctccctttccttctcgacctttctttccttcgtctttcttctttttccttcctaccttccctctttatctctttttccctccttccttcgcgccctctttccttccttcccttattttctttccttccctccttccttcattctctacctctttccttcctcctgtttcttttccttcttctttctcctttctttcttctttcgctctttgctttcatgctttcttctctcattccttccttcccccttttttcttttcctttttcttctcccttctttccttccctccttcactctttgtgtccattcttccttctctttcctttttccctccctccctttctttctccccttccttccttccctccttcttcctccccttttttctgtattgtcatttagcatttcataatttagcttttttgggtttttaagtcttttctgctgttttttgttttgttttatgagtgatggtcactcgttggtctgttagaggtatagtgtccaaatttcgtgtcaatttgtccagtggtttttgagttatgttaatcccacatatgaacattacatttttatttatatagagtatatatatttttgtattaagcatatttttaaaaattgtgtcagaTTTCTAAAAAAATCCAGGCCAAGActaaacaccaccaccaccaccacattttATTTGTTATGCACCACTCCTCATGGGTAGATGCGGGGCACAAGATAAGTAGAAACACATCACTATAAAATGTGTACAATATTCCTATCGaaattttaacacacacacacacacagtcgaTCCCCTTTCTCATTAATTCCTTCAATGTGATTGGAAACATTAATCCTTCCCTCAAGA
It contains:
- the DERL2 gene encoding derlin-2, coding for MAYQTFRQEYLQVPPVTRAYATACVLTTAAVQLELITPFQLYFNPELIFKNFQVWRLITNYLFFGPVGFNFLFNMIFLYRYCRMLEEGSFRGRTADFVFMFLFGGLLMTLFGLFVNLVFLGQAFTIMLVYVWSRRNPFVRMNFFGLLIFQAPFLPWVLMGFSLLLGNSIIVDLLGIAVGHIYYFLEDVFPNQPGGGRLLRTPSLLKAIFDTPEEDPNYNPLPEERPGGFAWGEGQRLGG